AGTGTTTGCCACAGTGTAGAGAAGAACTTGGCTGTGATGTGATTATTAGCATCGACGACACTTAATTGTAGAACAGATTGTAGAGTTTAAGCTATCACATGCAATCATACATCATATAAGGGCAACCTCACCTGGTGTATCAGTATCAACCCCTCTTGTTTGTGCAATTAAAGACAAAGAATGCTTCACAGCACCCTCAGAATTCCGGTAGCTACTTGTCTTCTTGGGCTCAGAACTCAAGCTTGCCACTTCAGAAAATGCTCTACTCAAGTCCTCCAAATCCAAATCTTCATTATCCTCATCACTCAAATTCTCCCACCAGTTAGTTTTTGGAACAGAAACAAGAGATGAAGCTGAAGGAGCTTTATCCAGAGTAGCAGCGGAGGATGATTCCTTTGATTCATTTTCCACTTTCTGAATCCGAAGAGCTCGCCAACTATATAattatatttcattaattaaagTATACATCTAAGTAGCCATTATTCTCATACTACAAGCACTGGTGTGTGATTGGCACAAGGTGCATTATAAGCACTAGTTAACTTTGCCTTAGGCGCAACGCACAAGGCAAAAAAAAGCACTAGCCTAAGAAAAGTAATGTGCAATATGTAAATGTGTGAACTTTTATATGTAATATAAAGCTTGAGATTTATAATAAACTCTAAAGTCTGGTCTAGTTTATCTACAAAACATGCATTTTTTTTATTGGTCAATATACTTGATTTCCTTATGGTCAATGTCTATTGTTGAATACTCAAATATTAAGAAGTATTAGAGTCTGGTACTATCCTCTTTTTACTAAGGCATATCTAACGaaaaaaagtgaaaattaaaagaaattaaggaTAACTTCAATTAGGAACGCTTTTTTAATGGCTATCGCCTTACAAAAATAGGTGCCTACGTGCAGTAGGTGTGCACCTGATTAAATGGACTTTTCCTGAAAGGGTCTAAGGCGATTTTGCTGTCCAGTGCCGCAGGCGCACCTAAGAACACGCCTTGACAACACTGACTAAAAGAGAACATAACACCTATGCAGTTAAAAGAATCATGTTTCAATGATAAACAAGGGTCAAACAGACAAATCAGAGAAACAACCTGAGAGAAGAGCTACCACAATTTGGTGCCACACAACCAAAAACAAGAAGTAGACGGTCTTCTACGTTCAAAGTTCCACTTGAAACTGGAGCATAAACCTTAACAGGAATTTAgccaaataatataatttattggaTTCAAATGTTAAAAGTTTTGTCGACAATAACAGGAAGAAAATGCATTAGAGTTAGAATAAGAAAAACCTGAGCAACAAGACAGAGTTTACTTCCACATTGTGTGCAGTGAATAAGTGTAGGGTTGAACTTCAAAGCCTCTATAGGAAGAGGCCAATCCTGTTAAAAGAACAAAGTTGAAGGTATAGAAAAACATAacccagaaaaaaaaaaaacaaatgtccTCTGCTAGGTTTAGCTGAGTAGATGTCTAAGGAAAAGGCTGAAGGCAAGTGAGGGAGCACAAAAGCTTTAAATATCCTCCGAACCCACACTAATTTAAGGATCAAAAGACGACCCAAAATCCGAACTACATTAACCCATGTGTTTGTAGATAGCCTTCTTCATGCTTTGCTTGAAAACCCACAAAGATTGATTTACTCAGCTGAAGGGCTTGAACTAGCAGAGGACATGAATACATATGAAGATGAAAAGAGGGAGAAGGAGAAATACAGGAAGTCCACCAATTTTGGTAGTGTAATGATCAGAGGGCTCACGGTTATCCTCAGCCCATGGCCCTGGCAAGCCTAGCACAACCCTACTCATCAAGCTTTCAAATAGCGATGTAAACTGATGccttcgaaaaaaaaaaaaaaggtttctcCACAACCAAGTCAACAGAGAGGGAGAGAAAGTATGAGATGGGAGTGAGTCGGGAAATGTTAGAGATATATAAGTTTGGTTAAACTAAAAAAAATAGTGATTTATGCATTATTTAAATTAGACTTATTGGGTAAGTTACTCCTCCAGCGCACGTccagattttaaaaaaaaattggtaaaaatattaaagtttgataaaaaatttaaaaaaattaactcttTTTAAAATACAAGTTAGATTCGAGCTtgattgtttaaggtttaaataaatttgatcTATTTTTaagattataatatttt
This is a stretch of genomic DNA from Gossypium arboreum isolate Shixiya-1 chromosome 11, ASM2569848v2, whole genome shotgun sequence. It encodes these proteins:
- the LOC108476799 gene encoding uncharacterized protein LOC108476799, whose translation is MSRVVLGLPGPWAEDNREPSDHYTTKIGGLPDWPLPIEALKFNPTLIHCTQCGSKLCLVAQVYAPVSSGTLNVEDRLLLVFGCVAPNCGSSSLSWRALRIQKVENESKESSSAATLDKAPSASSLVSVPKTNWWENLSDEDNEDLDLEDLSRAFSEVASLSSEPKKTSSYRNSEGAVKHSLSLIAQTRGVDTDTPVMPCFYIYSQAEPSSKDFSSMCSNHLSLSVKEKEGDVDDHGQEETWEAENYEYDKALNADRTYLKFKKQLDASPEQCFRYAFGGKPLLATTEVDNAGNCGLCGASRHFELQLMPPLIYFLQEVDDCHKGSLENWNWLTLVVYTCSKSCSNSFDEEKSIHGHGQWFVVEETVIVQFDKPLNECLQRYFS